The genomic DNA TCCTCGTGACCGCCTACGCGCGCCTGCGCCCGGGAGCCACCGCCGCCGAGGCCCGCGCCGCGCTGGAGCAGGCCTATGCCTCCACTCCTTTCGTGACGGTGGAGTCCTCGCCGGACGCGGTGGGCCTGAAGGCCGTGGTGGGCACCAACCGCTGCGTGGTGGGCCTGGCCGCGGACAACACGGGGTTCGACCCGGGCCGCGTGGTGGTGACGGCCGCCATCGACAACCTGGTGAAGGGGGCGGCCGGACAGGCCGTCCAGAACCTCAACCTCATGATGGGGTGGGACGAGACCCAAGGCCTCTCCACCCTGCGGGGTTTCAATCCGTGAAGGTGCCGCTCGGCTTCTCCTTCTCCGGCACGCATGCCGGCCTCAAGCCCCAGCGCAAGGACGTGGCGCTCGTCTACAGCGACACGCCCTGCTCCGCCGCGGGCTGCTTCACCGCCAACAAGGCCAGGGCCGCACCGGTCCAGGACGCCGAGCCCCGCCTGCCCGCCACGGGCATCCAGGCCGTACTCATCAACTCCGGTAACGCCAACGCCCTCACCGGCCCCTCGGGCCTGGAGGACGTGCGCACCCTGCTGGCGGAGACGGCCCGGGTCCTCTCCGTGCCCGCTTCCGCCGTGCTGTCCGCCTCCACGGGGGTGATCGGCCACCCGCTGCCCGTGAACAAGGTGCTGGCGGTGCTCGGGCCGCTCAAGGGCGCCCTGCGCGCCGAGCCCGATGCGGCCGCCGAGGCCATCATGACCACCGACACGCGCCCCAAGCAGGCGTGGCGCGAGGTGCGCATTGGCGGGCGGGACGTGACGGTGTCCGCCATCTTCAAGGGCTCGGGGATGATGCACCCGTCGCTGGCGACGGTGATCGCCGTCATCACCACCGACTGCGCCATCCAGCCTGGAGCGCTCGCGGGTGCCCTGCGCGAGGCGGTGTCCTCCACCTTCAACAGCCTGACGGTGGATGGGGACATGAGCCCCAACGACACCGTGTACGCGCTGGCCAATGGCCGCGCCGGCAACCCGGCCATTACGGCTCCGGGGCCGGAGCTGGACGCCTTCACCGCCACGTTGTCGGACCTGTGCCTGGAGATGGCGCGGGAGATTGCCTCGGATGGCGAGGGCGCCACCAAGCTGCTCGAGGTGAAGGTCTCGGGAGCGCCCACCGGGGCCATCGCGCAGGATCTGGCGAGGTCCGTGGCCGGCTCCACGCTGGTGAAGGCCGCGGTCTTCGGGGCGGATCCCAACTGGGGCCGCGTGCTGGCGACCGTGGGAGCGCGCGCCGGCACGCAGGGCTACGAGGTGGATCCCTACTCGGCCCGGGTCCGCATCCAGGGCATCACCGTCTACCAGGGCCAGCCCCAGCCGCACGATCCCGGGCAGCTCAAGGCGCGCATGCGCGAGCCCGAGGTGC from Archangium lipolyticum includes the following:
- the argJ gene encoding bifunctional glutamate N-acetyltransferase/amino-acid acetyltransferase ArgJ, which translates into the protein MKVPLGFSFSGTHAGLKPQRKDVALVYSDTPCSAAGCFTANKARAAPVQDAEPRLPATGIQAVLINSGNANALTGPSGLEDVRTLLAETARVLSVPASAVLSASTGVIGHPLPVNKVLAVLGPLKGALRAEPDAAAEAIMTTDTRPKQAWREVRIGGRDVTVSAIFKGSGMMHPSLATVIAVITTDCAIQPGALAGALREAVSSTFNSLTVDGDMSPNDTVYALANGRAGNPAITAPGPELDAFTATLSDLCLEMAREIASDGEGATKLLEVKVSGAPTGAIAQDLARSVAGSTLVKAAVFGADPNWGRVLATVGARAGTQGYEVDPYSARVRIQGITVYQGQPQPHDPGQLKARMREPEVHIEVELTSGEGSSVAWGCDLSYDYVKINADYTSLIIPRPDGGVGKDDRLANYSPAFKTTLLVEALSYISRFKGRRCVIRFGGAAMVKENLKQSFCRDIELLRSAGLQPIIVHGGGPELTRTLDKLGLRQEGELITDDSGLKVVEMVISGSVNSELVTLLNKLGDRAVGLSGKDGALLRARRIPGDDGRAKEHVGEVTRVNHEFLEMLLGQGYVPVISPMGLGEDGQTYDLGSDAVASELASALKAHKLVYLHDAPGILRGEELFSELTSAQLEAHLLAGAFSGSMQTRSRMALKALSAGVERVHIIDGRVPHSLIAELFTDKGVGTLVTR